The proteins below are encoded in one region of Pseudomonas putida S13.1.2:
- a CDS encoding alpha/beta fold hydrolase → MSSLTQPATHFRQATADGYSLGGFIWRHAQPDPQRPLVIINAATSVRCRYYSRFADYLFAQGCDVLTYDYRGIGESRPASLRGFQASWSDWGRLDFEAMLAHAAAHFPGQPIDVVGHSFGGCAVGLAPSAGQIRRVVMVGAQFAYWRDYAADQRWRLFGKWHVVMPLLTRALGYFPGKRLGWMEDTPAGVVDDWTTRTPRYEHRPSGRRLERVPFAHVQAATLAISLTDDPFGTVAATERLLSYLQGARHLRIAPVDISVEEIGHFAFFHDRFRETLWPVALQWLMQGELEEGGPGTLMD, encoded by the coding sequence ATGAGCAGCCTCACCCAACCCGCCACCCACTTTCGCCAAGCCACAGCCGACGGCTACAGCCTCGGCGGCTTTATCTGGCGCCACGCCCAGCCTGACCCCCAGCGCCCGCTGGTGATCATCAACGCTGCCACTTCGGTACGTTGCCGCTACTACTCCCGCTTTGCCGACTACCTGTTTGCCCAAGGCTGCGATGTGCTGACCTACGACTACCGTGGCATCGGTGAATCCCGCCCGGCTTCGTTGCGTGGCTTCCAGGCATCGTGGAGCGACTGGGGCCGTCTGGATTTCGAAGCGATGTTGGCGCATGCGGCCGCGCATTTCCCCGGTCAGCCAATAGACGTGGTGGGGCACAGTTTCGGCGGTTGCGCAGTCGGCCTGGCACCGTCGGCGGGCCAGATACGCAGGGTAGTGATGGTAGGCGCACAGTTTGCCTACTGGCGCGATTACGCGGCTGATCAACGCTGGCGGCTGTTCGGCAAATGGCATGTGGTGATGCCTTTGCTTACCCGCGCTTTGGGCTACTTCCCCGGCAAGCGTCTGGGCTGGATGGAAGACACCCCGGCGGGGGTGGTGGATGACTGGACCACCCGTACGCCACGCTATGAGCACCGGCCAAGTGGGCGCCGGCTGGAGAGGGTACCGTTTGCACACGTCCAGGCAGCGACGCTGGCCATCAGCTTGACCGATGACCCGTTTGGCACTGTGGCGGCGACCGAGCGGTTGCTGAGTTATCTACAGGGTGCCCGGCACCTGCGCATCGCGCCTGTGGATATCTCGGTCGAGGAGATTGGCCATTTCGCGTTTTTCCATGACCGGTTTCGCGAAACCCTGTGGCCGGTGGCCTTGCAGTGGTTGATGCAGGGGGAGCTGGAAGAAGGTGGGCCTGGCACCCTCATGGATTGA
- a CDS encoding HopJ type III effector protein, which yields MTDLNSLRASLASGQHVFADTLAFIADNYSYQPQAFNNGGVENAAGQNEGSCKTLGLALLEGLSDQEALLAFGEHYRDVLATPEGSDHGNIRALIEHGLAGVKFAGQPLSRKA from the coding sequence GTGACTGATCTGAACTCCCTGCGCGCCAGCCTGGCCAGCGGCCAACATGTATTTGCCGATACCTTGGCGTTCATTGCCGACAACTACAGCTACCAGCCGCAGGCCTTCAACAACGGCGGCGTGGAGAATGCGGCCGGGCAGAACGAAGGTTCGTGCAAGACCCTGGGGCTGGCTTTGCTGGAAGGGCTGAGCGACCAGGAAGCGTTGCTGGCTTTTGGCGAGCACTACCGTGATGTGCTGGCCACGCCTGAGGGCAGCGACCATGGCAATATCCGTGCGCTGATCGAGCATGGTTTGGCCGGTGTGAAATTTGCCGGGCAGCCGCTTTCGCGCAAGGCTTGA
- a CDS encoding antibiotic biosynthesis monooxygenase: MSTPPVTLMVSRRAAHGRYQDLLAWLHEGEQLATDFLGYLGSGILAPPRDGDEFQIIFRFSDEPTLHAWEHSASRRAWLQRGNGLFERPKEARVSGIDDWFGTNTVQKPPRWKQAVAIWLAFFPVSLAFNLLFGPWLAPLDLLPRVMLSTLALTPVMVYLFIPLSTRLLASWLHASPATSGALRSR; this comes from the coding sequence ATGTCTACCCCACCCGTCACCTTGATGGTGTCGCGCCGCGCCGCCCATGGCCGCTACCAGGACCTGCTGGCCTGGCTGCATGAAGGCGAGCAGTTGGCCACCGACTTCCTCGGCTACCTCGGTTCAGGCATCCTCGCCCCGCCCCGCGATGGCGACGAATTCCAGATCATCTTCCGCTTCAGCGACGAACCCACCCTGCATGCCTGGGAGCATTCCGCCTCGCGCCGGGCTTGGTTACAACGCGGCAACGGGCTGTTCGAGCGCCCCAAAGAGGCGCGCGTCAGCGGCATCGACGACTGGTTCGGCACCAATACGGTGCAAAAACCACCCCGTTGGAAGCAGGCCGTGGCCATCTGGCTGGCGTTCTTCCCGGTCTCGCTGGCGTTCAACCTGCTGTTTGGACCCTGGCTGGCACCGCTGGACCTGCTGCCCCGGGTAATGCTCAGCACCCTGGCCCTGACGCCGGTCATGGTGTACCTGTTCATCCCCTTGTCCACCCGCCTGCTGGCCAGTTGGCTGCATGCCTCCCCGGCCACCAGTGGCGCCTTGCGTAGCCGCTGA
- the folM gene encoding dihydromonapterin reductase: MNSPILVTGASQRVGLALALELAQAGHTVVSASRSVQPHTAHPNIVQFQADLCLAADRQALIDHLHSHYDGLRAIIHNASLWLDDGLDNLDTMFRLHVEAPYHLNLALGDLLAKVDKADIIHICDETSSRGSKSHIGYAATKAALQNMVLSFAEKYAPKVHVNGILPGLLILKEGGDEAYRQQTLKKALLEFEPGAGPLIETVKYLLASQYSTGSQVVINGGRHLKNRMT, translated from the coding sequence ATGAACAGCCCCATTCTCGTTACCGGAGCCAGCCAGCGCGTCGGGCTGGCCCTGGCCCTTGAACTGGCACAGGCCGGCCATACGGTGGTCAGTGCCAGCCGCAGCGTCCAACCCCATACGGCCCACCCGAACATCGTGCAGTTTCAGGCAGACCTGTGCCTGGCGGCCGACCGGCAAGCCCTGATCGATCACCTGCACAGCCATTACGACGGCCTGCGCGCCATCATCCACAACGCCTCGCTGTGGCTCGATGACGGTCTCGACAACCTCGATACCATGTTCCGCCTGCACGTCGAAGCGCCCTACCACCTCAACCTGGCCCTGGGCGACCTGCTGGCCAAGGTGGACAAGGCCGACATCATCCATATCTGCGACGAGACCTCTTCGCGCGGCAGCAAAAGCCACATTGGCTACGCCGCCACCAAGGCTGCGCTGCAGAACATGGTGCTGTCGTTCGCAGAAAAATATGCGCCCAAGGTGCATGTGAACGGTATCCTGCCCGGGCTGCTGATCCTCAAGGAAGGGGGCGACGAAGCCTACCGCCAGCAAACCCTGAAAAAGGCCCTGCTGGAGTTCGAACCCGGCGCCGGCCCGCTGATCGAGACAGTCAAATACCTGCTCGCCAGCCAGTACAGCACCGGCAGCCAGGTGGTCATCAACGGTGGCCGCCACTTGAAGAACCGCATGACCTGA
- a CDS encoding DUF1244 domain-containing protein: protein MTPQQQLELEAAAFRRLVEHLQKRTDVQNIDLMNLSGFCRNCLSKWYKAAADERQLDLSLDDAREAVYGMPYAEWKAQYQKEASADQQAAFEKGKPRD from the coding sequence ATGACCCCACAGCAACAGCTCGAACTCGAAGCCGCCGCGTTCCGGCGCCTGGTCGAACACCTGCAAAAGCGCACCGATGTACAGAACATCGACCTGATGAACCTGTCCGGTTTCTGCCGCAACTGCCTGTCCAAGTGGTACAAGGCCGCGGCTGACGAGCGCCAGCTCGACCTGAGCCTGGACGACGCCCGCGAAGCGGTGTACGGCATGCCCTACGCCGAGTGGAAAGCCCAATACCAGAAAGAAGCCAGTGCCGACCAACAAGCGGCGTTCGAAAAAGGAAAACCTCGTGACTGA
- the fabV gene encoding enoyl-ACP reductase FabV has protein sequence MAIIHPKVRGFICTTTHPKGCELNVRDQIEATRKLGVREDGPKKVLVIGASSGYGLAARITAAFGFKADTLGVFFEKPGTETKAGTAGWYNSAAFDKFAKAEGLYSKSINGDAFSDEARAKVIELIKNEMGGKVDLVIYSLASPVRKLPQTGEVIRSALKPIGEPYKSTAIDTNKDTIIEASIEPATEQEIADTVTVMGGQDWQLWIDALAGADVLAEGARTVAFSYIGSDITWPIYWHGALGQAKQDLDDTALRLNEKLASEVKGGANVAVLKSVVTQASSAIPVMPLYLSMVFKIMEEKGVHEGTQNQLDRMYRDRLYRADGAPAEVDEKGRLRLDDWELRDDVQKECKALWPQVTTENLFELTDYAGYKKQFLNLFGFERADVNYDEDVATDVKFDCIEL, from the coding sequence TTGGCCATCATTCATCCTAAGGTTCGCGGTTTCATCTGCACCACGACTCACCCGAAGGGCTGCGAGCTCAACGTCCGTGACCAGATCGAAGCCACCCGCAAGCTGGGCGTGCGCGAGGATGGCCCGAAGAAGGTCCTGGTCATCGGTGCTTCCAGTGGCTACGGCCTGGCAGCGCGTATCACCGCAGCGTTCGGTTTCAAGGCCGACACCCTGGGCGTGTTCTTCGAAAAACCAGGCACCGAAACCAAGGCCGGCACTGCTGGCTGGTACAACTCCGCTGCCTTCGACAAGTTTGCCAAGGCCGAGGGCCTGTACAGCAAGTCGATCAACGGTGACGCCTTCTCCGACGAGGCCCGTGCCAAGGTCATCGAGCTGATCAAGAACGAGATGGGTGGCAAGGTCGACCTGGTCATCTACTCGCTGGCCTCGCCTGTGCGCAAACTGCCGCAGACCGGTGAAGTCATCCGCTCGGCACTGAAGCCGATCGGCGAGCCTTACAAGTCGACCGCCATCGACACCAACAAGGACACCATCATCGAGGCCAGCATCGAGCCGGCCACCGAGCAGGAAATTGCCGATACCGTCACCGTCATGGGCGGCCAGGACTGGCAGCTGTGGATCGACGCCCTGGCAGGCGCCGACGTATTGGCCGAAGGCGCTCGCACCGTGGCCTTCAGCTACATCGGCAGCGACATCACCTGGCCAATCTACTGGCACGGTGCGCTGGGCCAGGCCAAGCAGGACCTGGACGATACTGCTCTGCGCCTGAACGAGAAATTGGCCAGCGAAGTGAAAGGCGGCGCTAACGTGGCCGTGCTGAAGTCGGTGGTTACCCAGGCCAGCTCGGCCATTCCGGTGATGCCGCTGTACCTGTCGATGGTCTTCAAGATCATGGAAGAGAAAGGCGTTCACGAAGGCACCCAGAACCAACTGGACCGCATGTACCGCGACCGCCTGTATCGCGCCGATGGTGCGCCGGCCGAAGTCGACGAGAAGGGCCGCCTGCGCCTGGACGACTGGGAACTGCGCGACGACGTGCAGAAGGAGTGCAAGGCCCTGTGGCCACAAGTGACCACCGAGAACCTGTTCGAACTGACCGACTACGCCGGTTACAAGAAGCAGTTCCTCAACCTGTTCGGCTTCGAGCGCGCTGACGTCAACTATGACGAAGACGTGGCCACCGATGTGAAGTTCGACTGCATCGAGCTGTAA